From Glycine max cultivar Williams 82 chromosome 11, Glycine_max_v4.0, whole genome shotgun sequence, the proteins below share one genomic window:
- the LOC121173044 gene encoding uncharacterized protein has translation MRWFPTLIFSHSHSQSNSSTSTSSSSSSATLKSSPSTSSASEPRKNSRSAWFFGKRSTSTRSRKLTHIADLDALVVPPLSRSPSTFDRSSTSCVQPQPLPLPRDADYRFPSPKDAAVDRPDAAAVDVTLSPGFRMRRFVVKYFISPSFQPIGQL, from the exons ATGCGTTGGTTCCCTACCCTCATCTTCTCCCATTCTCATTCTCAGTCTAATTCATCAACATCAACTTCGTCCTCATCTTCTTCGGCGACTCTAAAGTCTTCCCCTTCGACGTCCTCTGCCTCCGAACCCAGGAAGAACAGCCGCTCCGCCTGGTTCTTCGGGAAAAGGTCGACGTCGACGCGTTCCAGGAAGCTAACCCACATCGCCGACTTAGACGCCCTTGTCGTGCCCCCCTTGTCTCGCTCCCCCAGCACCTTCGATCGTTCCTCCACCTCATGCGTTCAGCCTCAGCCTTTGCCCTTGCCCAGAGACGCTGATTACCGTTTTCCCTCGCCCAAAGATGCCGCCGTCGACAGACCTGACGCCGCCGCCGTCGATGTCACCCTCAGCCCTGGTTTTCGAATGCgcag GTTTGTAGTCAAGTACTTTATTTCTCCATCCTTTCAACCAATTGGTCAATTATGA